From Symphalangus syndactylus isolate Jambi chromosome X, NHGRI_mSymSyn1-v2.1_pri, whole genome shotgun sequence, the proteins below share one genomic window:
- the MORF4L2 gene encoding mortality factor 4-like protein 2, producing MSSRKQGSQPRGQQSAEEENFKKPTRSNMQRSKMRGASAGKKTAGPQQKNLEPALPGRWGGRSAENPPSGSVRKTRKNKQKTPGNGDGGSTSEAPQPPRKKRARADPTVESEEAFKNRMEVKVKIPEELKPWLVEDWDLVTRQKQLFQLPAKKNVDAILEEYANCKKSQGNVDNKEYAVNEVVAGIKEYFNVMLGTQLLYKFERPQYAEILLAHPDAPMSQVYGAPHLLRLFVRIGAMLAYTPLDEKSLALLLGYLHDFLKYLAKNSASLFTASDYKVASAEYHRKAL from the coding sequence ATGAGTTCCAGAAAGCAGGGTTCTCAACCTCGTGGACAGCAATCTGCAGAAGAAGAGAACTTCAAAAAACCAACTAGAAGCAACATGCAGAGAAGTAAGATGAGAGGGGCCTCCGCGGGAAAGAAGACAGCTGGTCCACAGCAGAAAAATCTTGAACCAGCTCTCCCAGGAAGATGGGGGGGTCGCTCTGCAGAGAACCCGCCTTCAGGATCCGTGAGGAAGACCAGAAAGAACAAGCAGAAGACTCCTGGAAACGGAGATGGTGGCAGTACCAGCGAAGCACCTCAGCCCCCTCGGAAGAAAAGGGCCCGGGCAGACCCCACTGTTGAAAGTGAGGAGGCGTTTAAGAATAGAATGGAGGTTAAAGTGAAGATTCCTGAAGAATTAAAACCATGGCTTGTTGAGGACTGGGACTTAGTTACCAGGCAGAAGCAGCTGTTTCAACTCCCTGCTAAGAAAAATGTAGATGCAATTCTGGAGGAGTATGCAAATTGCAAGAAATCGCAGGGAAATGTTGATAATAAGGAATATGCGGTTAATGAAGTTGTGGCAGgaataaaagaatatttcaatGTGATGTTGGGCACTCAGCTGCTCTACAAATTTGAGAGGCCCCAGTATGCTGAAATCCTCTTGGCTCACCCTGATGCTCCAATGTCCCAGGTTTATGGAGCACCACACCTACTGAGATTATTTGTAAGAATTGGAGCAATGTTGGCCTATACGCCCCTTGATGAGAAGAGCCTTGCATTATTGTTGGGCTATTTGCATGATTTCCTAAAATATCTGGCAAAGAATTCTGCATCTCTCTTTACTGCCAGTGATTACAAAGTGGCTTCTGCTGAGTACCACCGCAAAGCCCTGTGA